One part of the Burkholderia vietnamiensis LMG 10929 genome encodes these proteins:
- a CDS encoding 3-oxoacyl-ACP synthase, with protein MSASIGIVHTAYYLPEPAEDVRGWAQRTKQSVETVKRLEKAGVRLFYNARGQTALSLAANAIQSLVCATRLGPDTIDFLVYVHTLQGSVAPPPLSLPRLLCEHFGFERAEAFSFAQQHCASSLGALRIIRAMFAARPAINRGLLVGADVMPLASERSIAGAGLLSDGACAVLVERDASINRLVSLAFHASGEGWRGTLEQDESRFAAQYFFAARRLAMQASAEANVPLAEIQRILPCHLDLPTWRRTVASLGLPARHLFADNFVRIAHVTVCDPFINLADCGDLVPGKPFLLCARGVGGFSAAALFVR; from the coding sequence ATGAGCGCTTCTATCGGGATCGTCCATACCGCTTACTATCTGCCCGAGCCGGCCGAGGACGTCCGCGGCTGGGCCCAACGAACGAAGCAGTCCGTCGAGACCGTCAAACGCCTCGAAAAAGCCGGGGTGCGACTGTTCTATAACGCTCGGGGACAGACTGCACTTTCGCTCGCCGCAAACGCCATCCAGTCCCTCGTTTGTGCGACCCGGCTTGGGCCGGACACGATCGACTTTCTCGTCTATGTTCATACGCTTCAGGGCAGCGTCGCCCCTCCGCCACTATCCTTGCCACGTCTGCTATGCGAACACTTTGGCTTCGAGCGGGCAGAGGCATTCTCGTTTGCGCAACAGCATTGCGCCTCATCACTGGGGGCGCTGCGGATCATTCGCGCGATGTTTGCGGCCCGTCCAGCGATCAATCGCGGCCTGCTGGTCGGGGCAGACGTCATGCCCCTTGCAAGCGAACGGTCAATAGCCGGGGCCGGATTGCTCAGCGACGGCGCGTGTGCCGTGCTGGTCGAACGCGACGCCTCGATCAATCGCTTGGTTTCGCTGGCGTTTCACGCGAGCGGAGAAGGCTGGCGCGGCACACTGGAACAAGATGAATCGCGTTTCGCGGCGCAGTACTTCTTTGCGGCGCGTCGACTCGCGATGCAAGCGAGCGCCGAGGCGAATGTGCCCCTCGCCGAGATTCAGCGAATCTTGCCGTGCCATCTTGATCTACCCACCTGGCGCCGAACGGTCGCATCGCTCGGCCTTCCGGCACGACACCTGTTTGCTGATAACTTTGTCCGCATCGCGCATGTGACGGTCTGCGATCCATTCATCAATCTCGCCGACTGCGGTGACCTGGTTCCCGGTAAGCCTTTCCTGCTATGCGCCCGCGGAGTGGGAGGATTTTCTGCGGCGGCGCTCTTCGTTCGCTAA
- a CDS encoding acyl-homoserine-lactone synthase produces the protein MPLIIASRLCDLPLELRDELGAFRYDVFVRRLGWSLPDVKENETMEWDHFDGENTIQVVERTSNGPVCGCARLMPTTAPYLLRELLPRSSELDFPSSPTVWELSRFAGSGMQLFPYVMAVAALLGATRIIGVATQAIARLYRRFGLDLQYEGSHPQTATSPFVACSIALTAVAFANLGTDLDSLRSSITWYRSLTSNVPGSLRSVPRAPHSTAEMQ, from the coding sequence ATGCCACTCATTATCGCGAGTAGGTTGTGCGACTTGCCGCTCGAACTTCGTGATGAACTCGGTGCGTTCCGGTACGACGTGTTCGTGCGCCGCCTCGGCTGGTCCCTACCCGATGTTAAGGAAAATGAAACCATGGAATGGGATCACTTCGATGGCGAAAACACCATTCAGGTTGTTGAACGCACTTCCAACGGACCGGTATGTGGTTGCGCACGACTGATGCCAACTACCGCCCCATATCTGCTCCGAGAACTACTGCCTCGTTCGTCGGAACTCGATTTTCCCTCGTCACCGACCGTATGGGAGCTATCGCGGTTCGCCGGTTCGGGCATGCAACTGTTTCCCTACGTTATGGCCGTCGCGGCGTTGCTCGGGGCGACCCGCATCATTGGCGTGGCCACCCAGGCAATCGCACGACTGTATCGCCGCTTTGGCCTCGATCTTCAGTATGAGGGATCTCATCCGCAGACCGCTACCTCTCCGTTCGTGGCCTGTTCCATTGCTCTCACGGCCGTCGCGTTCGCCAACCTTGGAACTGACCTCGACAGTCTCCGATCATCAATCACGTGGTATCGGTCCCTCACTTCGAACGTTCCTGGCTCGCTGAGGAGCGTGCCACGCGCCCCCCATAGCACGGCAGAGATGCAATAG
- a CDS encoding pyridoxal-dependent decarboxylase, exosortase A system-associated, which yields MNAQFSEREGILTVGGVAINRLADRAGRTPFFVYDRATLDARVCMLRETLPTGIDLHYSVKANPLPAVVHHLAPQMDGFDVASANEMAVALNAGMPAELIGFAGPGKSRDDLRRAVASGVNIHLESVTQLRLVTALGWELGVQPKVAIRVNPDFHVDHSGMRMGGGASPFGLDAEQVPELLRELDARDVTLAGFHIFWGSQCLHAPTVIHAQRKSADLVVRLAGGLPVAPQYVNFGGGFGIPYFAGETPLDLAAVADAMHDWLGVLRGRLPGTRTVLEFGRYLVGEAGIYVCRIIDRKISRDRTFLITDGGLHHHLAASGNFGQILRRNFPVTIGNRQTQAPTERCHIVGCLCTPLDRIADDVLLPEAQIGDFVVVFQSGAYGRSASPRNFLGHPDAIEMLV from the coding sequence ATCAATCGCCTGGCCGATCGCGCCGGGCGCACACCCTTCTTCGTCTACGATCGGGCAACGCTCGATGCGCGTGTATGCATGTTGCGCGAGACGCTGCCAACCGGTATCGACCTGCATTACTCGGTCAAGGCCAACCCATTGCCTGCGGTCGTCCATCACCTCGCGCCTCAGATGGACGGGTTCGACGTCGCATCGGCCAACGAGATGGCAGTTGCGCTGAATGCGGGCATGCCCGCAGAACTGATTGGCTTTGCCGGCCCAGGCAAGAGCCGCGACGACTTGCGTCGCGCCGTCGCAAGCGGTGTCAACATTCACCTCGAATCGGTCACCCAGCTGCGCCTCGTCACAGCACTCGGCTGGGAGCTCGGTGTGCAGCCGAAGGTCGCCATTCGAGTCAACCCGGACTTTCACGTCGATCACAGCGGCATGCGCATGGGTGGCGGAGCCAGCCCTTTTGGGCTCGATGCGGAGCAGGTGCCTGAGCTACTGCGCGAGCTCGATGCTAGAGACGTGACGTTGGCCGGTTTCCACATTTTTTGGGGATCCCAGTGTCTGCACGCCCCGACCGTCATCCACGCGCAACGGAAAAGCGCGGATCTCGTCGTGCGATTGGCCGGCGGCCTGCCAGTCGCGCCGCAATACGTGAACTTCGGAGGCGGTTTCGGTATCCCCTATTTCGCGGGGGAAACACCGCTGGACCTCGCTGCGGTCGCCGACGCCATGCACGATTGGCTCGGCGTATTGCGCGGTCGTTTACCGGGCACACGCACGGTCCTGGAATTTGGACGATATTTGGTCGGGGAAGCCGGCATCTATGTGTGCCGCATTATCGATCGCAAGATATCCCGAGACAGAACGTTCCTGATCACGGATGGCGGCCTGCACCACCATCTGGCGGCATCGGGGAACTTCGGGCAGATTCTGCGCCGCAATTTTCCAGTCACGATCGGGAATCGCCAGACTCAAGCCCCCACGGAGCGTTGCCACATCGTCGGATGTCTGTGCACGCCGCTCGACCGGATCGCCGACGACGTGCTGCTTCCCGAAGCTCAGATCGGAGACTTTGTGGTTGTCTTCCAATCGGGTGCGTATGGACGCTCGGCCAGCCCCAGGAACTTTCTTGGCCACCCTGATGCGATCGAGATGCTCGTCTGA
- a CDS encoding GNAT family N-acetyltransferase codes for MDNAASPATSSTVWLREPGLNDIDDIVAWLAQPTISRWFDFGLGRQTLPALAVQAMVHSRQHRIRVFGSAGYTVPSGVVAVSDVAHRFATGSFWILRDRLRPTCINMACNAATALLHEAFVRDRLQCIAAWAVDCNVPSQRLLARLGFRLIGQQRACHLVDGRRVGRLLYDLLPENLPLLRAP; via the coding sequence ATGGACAACGCAGCATCGCCTGCAACGTCCTCCACTGTCTGGCTACGCGAACCAGGGCTGAATGACATCGACGACATCGTCGCCTGGCTCGCACAGCCGACTATTAGCCGGTGGTTCGACTTCGGGCTTGGCCGCCAAACCCTGCCCGCATTGGCGGTACAAGCGATGGTCCATAGCAGACAGCATCGAATACGCGTATTCGGTTCGGCTGGCTATACAGTGCCGAGCGGTGTGGTCGCCGTCAGTGATGTCGCACATCGCTTCGCGACGGGCTCATTCTGGATCCTTCGCGACCGGTTGCGACCAACCTGCATCAATATGGCTTGCAACGCAGCGACAGCCCTCCTTCATGAAGCGTTCGTTCGTGATCGGCTGCAGTGCATCGCCGCATGGGCTGTCGACTGCAATGTTCCGTCGCAACGTCTGCTCGCGCGCCTGGGTTTTCGTCTGATCGGACAGCAACGCGCCTGTCATCTCGTCGATGGCAGGCGCGTCGGGCGACTCCTTTACGACCTGCTGCCCGAGAACCTCCCACTACTACGCGCACCATGA
- a CDS encoding autoinducer binding domain-containing protein encodes MLKPSPWNATLATRMVKILSLFTDAKDISSLSDSLGDAVLPLGFPCYAVTRIALTCYRSRPSISMEAICTHYPNNWVQHYLQHNYGAVDPVHRAAFTSSGPYRWADITDLSQNERHVLAEACDAGLKNGLSIPIREIGGSILLINLSGPSSRINTGTKRQLASVISNLFRLELDRLAPPHPNEFIQLSPRQRQCLSWVAQGKTSSDICMILKISRHTVEYHITEAMRVLNVNSRIAAAVIASNYGLLD; translated from the coding sequence GTGCTCAAGCCATCACCATGGAATGCCACATTAGCGACTCGAATGGTGAAAATCCTGTCGCTCTTTACCGATGCAAAGGATATTTCTTCGCTTTCAGACTCACTTGGAGATGCGGTACTTCCATTGGGATTTCCATGTTACGCCGTCACGCGGATCGCCCTGACGTGCTACCGCTCAAGACCCAGCATCTCAATGGAGGCAATTTGTACGCATTATCCCAATAACTGGGTTCAGCACTACCTACAGCACAACTATGGCGCCGTCGATCCGGTACATCGAGCGGCTTTTACGTCATCCGGACCTTATCGCTGGGCAGATATTACCGATTTGAGCCAAAATGAGCGACATGTGCTTGCAGAAGCATGCGACGCCGGACTCAAAAATGGGCTTAGCATTCCAATTCGTGAGATTGGAGGCAGTATTTTGCTCATCAACCTGTCGGGTCCGTCATCCCGTATCAATACAGGGACGAAGCGGCAGCTCGCGAGCGTAATCAGCAATCTATTTCGTTTGGAGCTGGATCGACTCGCCCCTCCTCATCCGAATGAATTCATTCAGCTTTCCCCGCGTCAACGCCAATGTCTTTCATGGGTTGCGCAAGGGAAGACATCGTCGGATATCTGCATGATTCTCAAGATATCTCGCCATACGGTCGAATATCATATTACTGAAGCAATGAGGGTTCTGAACGTAAATAGCAGGATAGCGGCGGCTGTGATTGCCTCCAATTACGGCCTACTTGATTAG
- a CDS encoding 3-oxoacyl-ACP synthase translates to MNTAVITALASYVPRTVAVHREPGIEPTLGAPMRSGWHAWVASWQADYVRYSTKKAASAGSAAIGAAPDEFRCVPVEGDTDLSGLAAKVAQTICAARPANAAPIDIAMFCHSSLNEHMSTTTAGRLRTVVGTPCFPFSVSQQQGASTFTALQLADNLLIAEPEIHTILIVAAEKWCPPFSRWTDQGIVQGDAAGAILVERAGPASYGMLVIDACASRLDRFRTHTPLSSQDIPTDWVPALRLTIDAMLLRHALQPNDLGTVVGAGIDPQLEEAVCRHLSRRVVEFPERCRAHLGAAEPIVQLADALESHDLPVRERILTWGIGLGGFVGCTLFESYGRPLLYRNPP, encoded by the coding sequence ATGAATACAGCCGTGATCACGGCACTGGCCAGCTATGTGCCGCGTACAGTCGCTGTACATCGTGAGCCCGGAATCGAGCCGACGCTCGGTGCTCCGATGCGCTCCGGTTGGCACGCGTGGGTCGCGTCGTGGCAAGCGGACTACGTCCGCTACTCCACGAAGAAGGCGGCTTCGGCCGGAAGCGCTGCAATCGGCGCAGCGCCAGACGAATTTCGTTGTGTCCCTGTTGAGGGCGATACCGATCTATCCGGGCTCGCCGCCAAAGTGGCGCAGACAATATGTGCCGCGCGGCCAGCCAATGCAGCGCCGATCGATATTGCAATGTTCTGCCACAGTAGTCTCAACGAGCACATGTCCACAACGACCGCTGGACGCCTGCGTACGGTAGTCGGCACTCCATGCTTTCCATTCTCGGTCTCGCAACAGCAGGGGGCTTCCACGTTCACAGCACTCCAGTTGGCGGATAATCTGCTGATTGCAGAGCCCGAAATCCACACTATCTTGATCGTCGCTGCAGAAAAGTGGTGCCCACCATTCTCACGATGGACGGATCAGGGAATCGTGCAGGGCGACGCAGCCGGTGCCATCTTGGTGGAGCGCGCCGGACCCGCATCTTACGGAATGCTTGTGATCGACGCATGCGCCAGCCGCCTCGACAGGTTCCGAACACACACCCCGCTGTCAAGCCAAGATATCCCGACAGATTGGGTTCCGGCGCTGCGATTGACGATCGACGCGATGCTGCTCCGACACGCGCTTCAACCGAACGACCTCGGTACCGTCGTGGGAGCGGGAATCGATCCGCAACTTGAAGAAGCTGTTTGCCGACATCTCAGTCGCCGTGTCGTTGAATTTCCCGAGCGCTGCCGCGCCCATCTAGGCGCAGCCGAACCTATCGTGCAGCTCGCCGATGCCCTGGAATCTCACGACCTGCCAGTGCGCGAACGAATCCTGACGTGGGGCATCGGCCTGGGCGGTTTCGTCGGTTGCACACTGTTCGAATCGTATGGCAGGCCGCTCTTATATCGCAATCCTCCATGA
- a CDS encoding acyl-CoA dehydrogenase family protein: MFSPDSFPPGLALAPWILTDDQRNLYIASQRFARDRLEPLLAGSPSAAAWRETVRLAAATLDLGTMVLPEEHGGLGIDRHGLAVVIEALAAGPLERAVELTLTAPALMVLRTHNALGSVLARPVQAYFDGTTAIALSVPGIDSGAIWQLGPLGSEVSLAMRIDDQQRLVLTERPRDRRSSRSTGIATLGALVLEQLHSDEVAAETPLAVIARADSDSVPPAQTYMTEIGLYLAALLMGAMQHSIRFAFDYATTRQAFRKPLASHQLVATRLSDMMIATIGTHLFLQAVGTACPSAPVSLVRQLLRHVAAESVNVSREFVQLCGGHGYVEGLPPAARFQTGHWVAFLLQHIDTALGWLAPPRVAKEEVDR, translated from the coding sequence ATGTTCTCCCCTGATTCCTTCCCGCCGGGACTGGCGCTAGCGCCGTGGATACTGACCGACGATCAACGCAACCTCTATATCGCGAGCCAACGCTTCGCGCGCGACCGACTGGAGCCCTTGCTTGCGGGTTCACCCAGTGCAGCAGCATGGCGAGAAACCGTCAGACTCGCAGCCGCAACACTTGATCTTGGAACAATGGTTTTACCCGAAGAACACGGCGGATTGGGAATCGATCGTCACGGTCTGGCGGTGGTTATCGAAGCGCTCGCCGCCGGGCCGCTTGAGCGTGCGGTGGAGCTAACGCTGACAGCGCCCGCGCTCATGGTGCTCCGGACGCACAACGCGCTCGGTTCGGTTCTGGCTCGGCCTGTTCAAGCGTACTTCGACGGCACAACAGCGATCGCGCTGTCCGTGCCCGGTATCGACAGCGGGGCAATATGGCAACTTGGTCCACTGGGCAGCGAGGTGAGCCTTGCCATGCGCATAGATGACCAGCAGCGCCTCGTCCTCACCGAGCGCCCACGCGATCGGCGATCTTCAAGATCGACAGGCATCGCCACGCTCGGCGCGCTCGTGTTGGAGCAATTGCATTCAGATGAGGTCGCGGCCGAAACGCCGCTCGCCGTGATTGCACGGGCCGACAGCGATAGCGTTCCTCCCGCGCAGACGTACATGACGGAAATCGGCCTCTATCTCGCTGCGCTCTTGATGGGTGCCATGCAACATAGTATCCGGTTCGCGTTCGATTACGCGACGACTCGGCAAGCGTTCCGAAAGCCGTTGGCAAGCCATCAACTCGTCGCGACGCGATTGTCCGACATGATGATCGCCACCATTGGTACCCATCTCTTTCTGCAGGCAGTAGGTACGGCTTGCCCGTCGGCACCGGTCTCGCTGGTCCGTCAGCTGCTGCGACACGTCGCGGCCGAGTCGGTCAACGTCAGTCGCGAATTCGTGCAGCTTTGCGGCGGCCATGGTTATGTTGAAGGTCTCCCGCCCGCAGCCCGCTTCCAGACGGGCCACTGGGTTGCCTTCCTACTGCAGCACATCGACACAGCGCTCGGCTGGCTCGCGCCGCCACGGGTGGCAAAAGAGGAGGTCGACAGATGA